The Castanea sativa cultivar Marrone di Chiusa Pesio chromosome 11, ASM4071231v1 genome contains a region encoding:
- the LOC142615397 gene encoding uncharacterized protein LOC142615397, translating to MKLSFIRGCFPSNLSVFIKPSISTNLLRPACFSSMSSPPTSLKPQIPLFLRPPLHSASVSDLRKWHDWAKNLASSVGTTFLDSDNGPDLDLLCRELKWLMEDAMEDHTVFSQMGIENNQTNVRLRTGIEELYNLWKRRIEERRPFQYLVGCEHWRDLVLSVQDGVLIPRPETELIVDLVADVVSNNEGLREGLWADLGTGSGALAIGIGRILGSCGRVIATDLSPVALSVAAFNVQKYGLQDVIELRQGSWFKPLKDVEGKLAGIVSNPPYIPSDNIPGLQAEVGRHEPRLALDGGLNGMDDLLHLCNGAALMLRPGGFFIFETNGEKQCKCLAKYIENDIRGSFHSLDIVSDFAGIQRFLTGFHQ from the exons ATGAAGCTAAGCTTCATACGTGGATGTTTTCCTTCTAATTTATCAGTCTTTATTAAACCCTCTATAAGTACCAATCTTCTTCGACCCGCTTGCTTTTCTTCAATGTCATCCCCACCCACTTCTTTGAAGCCTCAAATTCCTCTCTTTCTAAGACCACCACTGCACTCAGCTTCTGTTTCTGACCTCCGAAAATGGCATGATTGGGCCAAAAATCTTGCTTCTTCAGTTGGGACAACCTTTCTAGACTCCGACAATGGTCCAGACTTGGACCTATTGTGCAGGGAGCTTAAGTGGCTCATGGAAGATGCAATGGAGGATCACACAGTGTTTTCCCAAATGGGTATtgaaaacaatcaaacaaatgtAAGATTAAGGACGGGCATAGAAGAGCTTTACAATCTGTGGAAGCGGAGGATTGAAGAGAGGAGGCCTTTTCAGTATCTAGTTGGGTGTGAGCACTGGAGGGACTTGGTGTTGAGTGTCCAAGATGGGGTTTTGATTCCAAGACCTGAGACCGAACTCATTGTTGACTTGGTGGCTGATGTGGTTTCAAATAATGAAGGATTAAGAGAGGGATTGTGGGCAGATTTAGGAACTGGAAGCGGTGCACTTGCTATTGGAATTGGGAGGATATTGGGGAGTTGTGGGAGGGTCATTGCAACAGATTTAAGCCCTGTCGCACTGTCCGTGGCAGCTTTTAATGTGCAGAAGTATGGTCTTCAG GATGTAATTGAATTAAGGCAAGGATCATGGTTCAAACCATTGAAGGATGTGGAAGGAAAACTTGCAGGTATTGTCAGTAATCCACCGTACATACCGAGTGACAATATCCCTGGGCTACAAGCTGAGGTTGGTAGACATGAACCGAGACTTGCATTAGATGGTGGTCTAAATGGCATGGATGATCTTCTCCATCTTTGCAATGGGGCTGCTTTGATGTTAAGACCTGgtggatttttcatttttgag ACAAATGGCGAGAAGCAGTGCAAGTGTCTTGCAAAGTACATTGAAAATGATATTAGAGGGAGCTTCCACAGTTTGGACATTGTATCTGATTTTGCTGGCATTCAAAGATTTCTAACTGGATTCCATCAATGA
- the LOC142617499 gene encoding ubiquitin-conjugating enzyme E2-17 kDa-like — translation MATKRILKELKDLKRDPPVSCSAGPIGEDMFHWQATIIGPQDSPYDGGVFLVNIHFPPDYPFKPPKVSFTTKVFHPNINNNGSICLDILKEQWSPALTISKVLLSICSLLTDPNPDDPLVPEIAHMYKTDKAKYETTARAWTEKYASS, via the exons ATGGCTACAAAACGGATTCTTAAGGAGTTAAAGGATTTGAAGAGGGATCCTCCAGTTTCTTGCAGTGCTG GTCCCATTGGAGAAGACATGTTTCATTGGCAAGCAACAATAATTGGTCCACAAGACAGTCCTTATGATGGGGGTGTGTTTTTGGTTAACATACACTTCCCACCAGATTACCCATTTAAGCCTCCAAAG GTTTCATTCACAACAAAAGTTTTCCACCCTAACATCAACAACAATGGAAGCATTTGCCTTGACATTCTTAAAGAACAATGGAGCCCTGCCCTTACAATATCTAAG GTGCTGTTGTCGATATGCTCACTACTGACAGATCCAAACCCGGACGATCCTCTTGTCCCCGAGATTGCTCATATGTACAAGACCGACAAAGCCAAGTATGAGACTACTGCTCGAGCTTGGACTGAGAAATATGCGAGCTCTTGA